CCCTATCTTTTAACTTTCTAATTCCAGACAAGGACTCCAAACCAAATGATACCGCTTTTCCCACAAATAAAAGGGAATACAACATAGTGGCAAGCTACACCTTTGAAAATCTATCCTTCGGTGCAGACTTTATGTATGTGGAAGCTCAAAAAAGCTCAAAAGCAGGAGTGCCCACAAAGGCAAAGGCAAGTGGAGGAGCTTTGCACCTATCTTATGAACTAAAAGCTATAAAACTCTCTGGTA
The genomic region above belongs to Aquificaceae bacterium and contains:
- a CDS encoding porin codes for the protein MKDASLSFNFLIPDKDSKPNDTAFPTNKREYNIVASYTFENLSFGADFMYVEAQKSSKAGVPTKAKASGGALHLSYELKAIKLSGRVEYFRDNSDTGGTDLVGLGDGNKGWTFTITPAYKAGPLMVRAEVSYVKADKPFTTNGKKNQTRLGLEVGFLF